In one Rhodococcus sp. B50 genomic region, the following are encoded:
- a CDS encoding MHYT domain-containing protein codes for MGEGLELFTMGSWVTVLAYLTSAIGVFVGVTGARRVRTTSSDRSRSYWMILAALVSGGVGVWLAMFLPMAGFNIDDSVVRYDTVTIVFSMLVAVVSVYVALLVAIPGDGATVLGRTVTGALVLGVGLAGVPFTILVAVRIQGSLAFDVVWVAAAVALAVVTAVGFLAQVKTADTWPKRLLSSALAGAAVVAVHFLAAASVRVEIDPAVVVSGGIEVFSILFPLFVVGLLLLAVPIVLVLQAPDRVAAELEAESERWAADGPVEPADGRVV; via the coding sequence ATGGGGGAGGGCCTCGAACTCTTCACGATGGGGTCGTGGGTCACGGTCCTCGCCTATCTGACCTCGGCGATCGGGGTGTTCGTCGGAGTCACCGGTGCTCGGCGTGTCCGCACCACCTCCAGTGATCGATCGCGTTCGTACTGGATGATTCTCGCGGCGTTGGTGAGCGGCGGCGTGGGCGTCTGGCTCGCCATGTTCCTGCCGATGGCGGGCTTCAACATCGACGACAGCGTGGTGCGGTACGACACCGTCACCATCGTGTTCTCGATGCTCGTCGCGGTGGTGTCGGTGTATGTGGCCTTGCTCGTCGCGATCCCCGGCGACGGCGCGACCGTCCTCGGCCGGACGGTCACGGGTGCTCTCGTGCTGGGCGTCGGCCTGGCGGGCGTGCCGTTCACGATCCTTGTCGCGGTGCGGATCCAGGGTTCGCTCGCGTTCGATGTCGTCTGGGTCGCCGCGGCGGTGGCGTTGGCGGTCGTGACCGCCGTGGGCTTCCTGGCGCAGGTGAAGACCGCGGACACCTGGCCCAAACGCCTGCTCAGCAGTGCGTTGGCCGGTGCTGCCGTGGTCGCCGTGCACTTCCTCGCCGCCGCGTCGGTGCGTGTGGAGATCGATCCCGCGGTGGTGGTCTCCGGTGGGATCGAGGTCTTCTCGATTCTGTTCCCGCTCTTCGTCGTCGGTCTGCTGTTGCTGGCCGTTCCCATCGTGCTGGTGCTCCAGGCGCCGGATCGTGTTGCGGCGGAACTGGAAGCGGAGTCCGAGCGATGGGCGGCGGACGGCCCGGTGGAACCCGCCGACGGGCGGGTCGTCTAA
- a CDS encoding GTP-binding protein has protein sequence MTSTKIVIAGGFGVGKTTLVGAVSEIVPLRTEALVTNASDGVDNLSATPQKATTTVAMDFGRISLADDLVLYLFGTPGQHRFWFMWDDLIRGAIGAIVLIDTRRLDESFAAVDFFEARNLPFIVAINEFDDAPRYPLEDIRQAMAISADVPIVSIDARARESAKQALVTVTEYALRKLHQPVTQ, from the coding sequence GTGACCTCGACCAAGATCGTCATCGCCGGAGGCTTCGGCGTCGGTAAGACGACTCTGGTCGGGGCGGTGTCGGAAATCGTGCCGCTTCGTACCGAGGCGCTCGTGACGAACGCCAGCGACGGCGTCGACAACCTCTCTGCGACACCGCAGAAGGCAACTACTACGGTTGCCATGGACTTCGGTCGTATCAGTCTGGCCGACGATCTCGTCCTCTACCTGTTCGGCACTCCCGGACAGCACCGCTTCTGGTTCATGTGGGACGACCTCATTCGTGGTGCCATCGGTGCCATCGTGCTGATCGATACGCGTCGCCTGGACGAGAGCTTCGCCGCCGTCGACTTCTTCGAGGCACGCAATCTCCCGTTCATCGTCGCCATCAACGAATTCGACGATGCTCCCCGGTACCCGCTCGAGGACATCCGGCAGGCGATGGCGATCTCGGCGGACGTGCCGATCGTCTCCATCGACGCCCGAGCACGGGAATCGGCGAAGCAGGCGCTGGTCACCGTCACCGAATACGCCCTGCGGAAGCTGCACCAGCCGGTGACCCAGTAA
- a CDS encoding DUF742 domain-containing protein, with product MESRKPESVPDQPSLVRPYSLTSGRTSPAVELALEALIQAIPGTDDRSRDLDNINATILELCKESPSVAEIAARVGVPIGVARVLVADLVEAGHVQILATLKDDSSDAERRELIERVLSGLREL from the coding sequence ATGGAATCGCGGAAGCCGGAGTCGGTGCCGGATCAGCCCAGTCTGGTCCGGCCCTACTCCCTGACTTCGGGACGTACGAGTCCTGCGGTCGAATTGGCGTTGGAGGCGCTCATCCAGGCCATTCCGGGTACCGACGATCGGTCTCGGGATCTGGACAACATCAACGCCACGATCCTGGAGCTGTGCAAGGAATCACCCTCCGTCGCGGAGATCGCCGCGCGCGTCGGGGTGCCGATCGGCGTGGCACGCGTGCTCGTCGCCGATCTCGTCGAAGCCGGACACGTACAGATCCTGGCCACGCTGAAAGACGATTCGAGCGACGCGGAGCGTCGTGAGCTGATTGAAAGGGTCCTCAGTGGACTTCGCGAACTCTAA